The following are from one region of the Cloacibacterium normanense genome:
- a CDS encoding bifunctional ADP-dependent NAD(P)H-hydrate dehydratase/NAD(P)H-hydrate epimerase, which yields MKIFSAAQIKNGDLFTIKNEPIASVHLMEKAAMACTDFIHHKYLKTQNILIFCGNGNNGGDGFAMARLLYQKGFDVDVFIDKSKKGFSKDAEINYHRLKEFLGIRILDFTDFNEGFINEDSIIVDALFGTGLNRKIEGEIAKIILKLNPIHVHKIAIDIPSGVFADENIPENAVVFKADETLSLQFCKQSFLHPEISEYCGKIHILEIGISKKYIENTETPHYIIDEEIVRKIYKKRKDTSHKGNYGKTCIVAGCFGKIGAAVLATKSALFSGSGLTYILAPKCGYEILQTTCPEAMYLYGGEDFIKNFTVENDFTYGIGPGLGTDYETEEKLMHFLKNYNEPLVLDADALNLISKNSENLNLIPKNSIITPHPKEFSRLFGESKDSFERLELAKSKAKELGIYIVLKGHHTQIITPEGNVFYNITGNSGLAKGGSGDVLLGIITSFLAQGYSPENAAIFGVWLHGKAADFTAEKHSKEAMLASDVIQHIGEVFKYLQK from the coding sequence ATGAAAATTTTTTCAGCTGCTCAAATTAAAAATGGAGATTTATTTACCATCAAAAATGAACCCATTGCTTCTGTTCATTTAATGGAAAAAGCAGCGATGGCTTGCACAGATTTTATTCACCATAAATATCTTAAAACGCAGAATATTCTTATTTTTTGTGGCAACGGAAATAATGGAGGAGATGGTTTCGCAATGGCCAGATTGCTTTATCAAAAAGGTTTTGATGTAGATGTATTCATTGATAAAAGTAAGAAAGGTTTTTCGAAAGATGCGGAAATCAATTACCATAGATTAAAAGAATTTTTAGGAATCAGAATTCTAGATTTTACAGATTTTAATGAGGGTTTCATTAATGAAGATTCCATCATTGTAGATGCTTTGTTCGGGACAGGATTGAACAGAAAAATCGAAGGTGAAATAGCCAAAATTATTCTAAAACTCAACCCAATTCATGTTCATAAAATAGCGATTGATATTCCTTCAGGAGTCTTTGCCGATGAGAATATTCCCGAAAATGCGGTTGTTTTCAAAGCAGATGAAACCTTGTCTTTGCAGTTCTGCAAACAATCATTTTTGCATCCAGAAATCAGCGAATATTGCGGTAAAATTCACATTTTAGAAATCGGAATCAGTAAAAAATATATAGAAAATACTGAAACGCCACATTATATTATAGACGAAGAAATCGTAAGAAAAATTTATAAAAAAAGAAAAGATACTTCTCACAAAGGAAATTATGGCAAAACATGCATTGTAGCGGGATGTTTTGGGAAAATTGGAGCTGCGGTTCTGGCCACGAAATCAGCCTTGTTTTCCGGGAGCGGTTTAACTTATATTTTGGCGCCAAAATGCGGTTACGAAATTCTGCAAACCACTTGTCCAGAAGCGATGTATTTATACGGAGGAGAAGATTTTATTAAAAATTTTACAGTAGAGAATGATTTCACGTATGGAATAGGTCCTGGATTGGGAACAGATTACGAAACTGAGGAAAAATTAATGCATTTTCTCAAAAATTATAATGAGCCATTGGTTTTAGATGCAGATGCGTTAAATTTGATTTCTAAAAATTCAGAAAATTTAAATTTAATTCCAAAAAATTCAATTATCACGCCTCATCCTAAAGAGTTTTCTAGACTTTTTGGAGAATCCAAAGATTCTTTTGAACGATTAGAATTGGCCAAATCAAAGGCAAAGGAATTGGGTATTTATATCGTTCTCAAAGGTCATCACACCCAAATCATCACTCCTGAAGGAAACGTATTTTATAACATTACAGGAAACTCTGGCTTGGCAAAAGGTGGAAGTGGAGATGTTTTATTGGGAATTATTACCTCATTTTTAGCACAAGGTTATTCGCCTGAAAATGCAGCGATTTTT
- the mscL gene encoding large-conductance mechanosensitive channel protein MscL, with protein sequence MGLIKEFKEFIAKGNAMDLAVGVIIGAAFGKIVSSLVDDVITPALLTPALKAANLEKIQELKTDGGILYGNFLAAVLSFLIISFVIFLLIKVINTMKKKEEPAPSAPAGPTQEELLAEIRDLLKNKS encoded by the coding sequence ATGGGATTAATAAAAGAATTTAAAGAATTTATTGCTAAAGGAAATGCAATGGATTTAGCAGTAGGAGTAATCATAGGTGCTGCTTTCGGAAAAATCGTTAGTTCATTGGTAGATGATGTCATCACTCCTGCTTTACTAACACCAGCTCTAAAGGCTGCAAACTTAGAAAAAATCCAAGAATTAAAAACTGATGGTGGAATTTTATATGGTAATTTCCTTGCTGCTGTACTCAGTTTCTTGATTATTTCTTTTGTCATCTTTTTATTAATAAAAGTAATTAATACGATGAAAAAGAAAGAAGAACCAGCTCCATCTGCACCTGCAGGACCAACACAAGAAGAACTTTTAGCAGAAATAAGAGATTTATTAAAAAACAAATCATAA
- a CDS encoding D-2-hydroxyacid dehydrogenase encodes MKVLANDGLTLSGINALEEKGFTVITEKVPQEELVSYINAEKIRTLLVRSATKVTKEIIDNCPSLQIIGRGGVGMDNIEVAYAREKGLHVINTPAASSESVAELVFAHLFTGCRFLQDSNRKMPVSGQTEFAKLKKSYEKGLELRGKTIGIVGLGRIGQEVARIALGLGMKVIASDVMIDKTSVRVDFYNNQYIDIEIVTESFEEVIKQADFITLHVPAQKSAIIGKEEIAKMKDGVALINCARGGVIDEEALIEALDAGKVSFAGLDVFVNEPTPSEKILIHPKISLTPHTGASTLEAQDRIGEELAMQVASILKIS; translated from the coding sequence ATGAAGGTATTAGCAAATGATGGGTTAACGCTGTCAGGAATCAATGCTTTAGAAGAAAAAGGTTTTACTGTAATTACAGAAAAAGTTCCTCAAGAAGAACTTGTTTCTTACATTAATGCAGAAAAAATCAGAACACTTTTGGTAAGAAGTGCAACTAAGGTGACTAAGGAAATCATAGACAACTGCCCATCTCTACAAATCATAGGAAGAGGTGGAGTAGGAATGGATAACATAGAAGTAGCATACGCTAGAGAAAAAGGACTTCATGTAATCAATACACCAGCTGCTTCCTCTGAAAGCGTTGCAGAATTGGTTTTTGCACATTTATTTACAGGATGCAGATTTTTACAAGATTCTAATAGAAAAATGCCAGTTTCGGGGCAAACAGAATTTGCGAAACTTAAAAAATCTTACGAAAAAGGGTTAGAATTAAGAGGAAAAACGATTGGTATTGTTGGCTTGGGTAGAATTGGTCAAGAAGTCGCAAGAATCGCGCTTGGATTGGGAATGAAAGTCATCGCTTCTGACGTAATGATCGATAAAACAAGTGTAAGAGTAGATTTCTATAACAATCAATATATCGATATAGAAATTGTAACCGAATCTTTCGAAGAAGTGATAAAACAAGCGGACTTTATAACGCTTCATGTTCCTGCTCAAAAATCTGCGATTATCGGCAAAGAAGAAATCGCTAAAATGAAAGATGGAGTAGCGTTAATCAATTGTGCAAGAGGTGGCGTAATAGATGAAGAAGCCTTAATAGAAGCTTTAGATGCTGGTAAAGTTTCTTTTGCGGGATTAGATGTTTTCGTGAATGAACCTACACCATCAGAAAAAATTCTTATTCATCCTAAAATTTCTTTAACACCTCATACTGGAGCGTCTACTTTAGAAGCGCAAGACAGAATTGGTGAAGAATTGGCGATGCAGGTTGCAAGTATATTAAAAATTTCATAA
- the idi gene encoding isopentenyl-diphosphate Delta-isomerase, translating into MEEKVVLVTENDEVLGLMEKQPAHINGLLHRAFSVFLFNSKGEMLLQKRAAEKYHSPNQWTNACCSHPRAKETYEEAAKRRLKEELGIDTEISEKFYFIYKADVGGNLWEHELDHVFVGNYEGDFQLNSEEVAEVRYISMEKLDQEMKQNPEYFTEWFKIILEEYKHHL; encoded by the coding sequence ATGGAAGAAAAAGTAGTTTTAGTTACCGAAAATGATGAAGTTCTAGGCTTGATGGAAAAACAACCAGCACATATCAATGGTTTGTTGCATAGAGCATTTTCTGTATTTTTATTTAATTCAAAAGGCGAAATGCTTCTGCAGAAAAGAGCCGCCGAAAAATACCATTCTCCCAATCAATGGACGAATGCATGTTGCTCCCATCCTAGAGCGAAGGAAACCTATGAAGAAGCAGCCAAAAGAAGATTAAAAGAAGAATTGGGAATAGATACCGAAATTTCAGAAAAATTCTATTTTATTTATAAAGCAGATGTAGGTGGAAATCTCTGGGAACACGAATTAGACCATGTTTTTGTAGGAAATTATGAAGGAGATTTTCAATTGAATTCAGAAGAAGTAGCCGAAGTAAGATACATTTCTATGGAAAAATTAGACCAAGAAATGAAACAAAACCCTGAATATTTTACTGAATGGTTTAAAATAATTCTAGAAGAGTACAAGCATCATCTTTAA
- the gcvT gene encoding glycine cleavage system aminomethyltransferase GcvT yields MDKKTALYNKHVSLGAKMVPFAGFEMPVQYSGVTEEHFAVREKVGIFDVSHMGQFYVEGPEAKNLLQFITSNNVEKLTNGQAQYSCLPNGKGGIVDDLIVYKMNDEKYFVVVNASNIEKDWNHFSHYNEKFGAQLSNISDETSLIAIQGPKAVETLQKLTDTNLSEIPYYHFTVGTVAGVENVIISNTGYTGSGGFEIYFGNENAEKLWDELTKAGEEFGLIPCGLASRDTLRLEKGFCLYGNDIDDTTSPLEAGLGWITKFDKEFVDKEFLLKQKEEGVSRKLVGFEMQEKAIPRHDYLVVDAEGNEIGKVTSGTMSPLKKVGVGLAYVAKPYFKLDSEIFIQIRNKNIPAKVVKLPFV; encoded by the coding sequence ATGGATAAAAAAACAGCGCTGTATAATAAGCACGTTTCTTTAGGAGCTAAAATGGTTCCTTTTGCAGGTTTCGAAATGCCTGTACAATATTCTGGCGTTACGGAAGAGCATTTTGCCGTACGCGAAAAAGTAGGAATTTTTGATGTTTCACACATGGGACAGTTTTATGTAGAAGGTCCAGAAGCTAAAAACTTACTCCAATTTATCACATCTAACAATGTAGAAAAACTGACGAACGGACAAGCACAATATTCTTGTCTACCGAATGGAAAAGGCGGAATAGTAGACGATTTAATCGTTTATAAAATGAATGACGAAAAATATTTTGTAGTCGTTAACGCTTCTAACATCGAAAAAGATTGGAATCATTTTTCTCATTATAATGAAAAATTCGGGGCTCAATTAAGCAATATTTCAGATGAAACTTCTCTTATCGCGATTCAAGGTCCGAAAGCTGTAGAAACCCTTCAAAAACTTACCGACACCAATCTTTCTGAAATTCCTTATTACCATTTTACGGTGGGAACTGTTGCTGGCGTAGAAAACGTAATTATTTCAAACACTGGCTATACTGGTAGTGGCGGTTTTGAAATTTATTTCGGAAATGAAAATGCAGAAAAACTTTGGGACGAACTGACAAAAGCAGGTGAAGAATTCGGACTAATTCCTTGTGGATTGGCTTCTAGAGATACTTTGAGATTAGAGAAAGGTTTTTGTCTTTACGGAAATGATATTGATGATACTACGTCTCCATTAGAAGCTGGATTAGGCTGGATTACTAAATTCGACAAAGAATTTGTAGATAAAGAATTCCTTTTAAAACAAAAAGAAGAAGGCGTTTCTAGAAAATTAGTAGGTTTCGAAATGCAAGAAAAAGCCATTCCTAGACATGATTATTTGGTGGTAGATGCAGAAGGAAATGAAATCGGAAAAGTAACTTCTGGAACGATGAGCCCTTTGAAAAAAGTGGGAGTTGGTCTTGCTTATGTAGCTAAACCTTACTTCAAATTAGATTCTGAAATCTTTATTCAAATCAGAAATAAAAATATTCCTGCTAAAGTGGTAAAATTACCTTTTGTATAA
- a CDS encoding arsenate reductase family protein, whose translation MKKVYFLKTCSTCKRIMSEFDLTDFEQREIKSKAVSEEELEEMYALSKSYEALFSKKSTQIKERNIEVKSLQEEDFKKLILEDYRFLKRPVFIINQEIFIGSDKKNIEELNSFLKYK comes from the coding sequence ATGAAAAAAGTATATTTTTTAAAGACTTGCAGCACTTGCAAAAGAATCATGTCTGAATTTGATTTAACGGATTTTGAACAAAGAGAAATCAAGTCAAAAGCTGTATCTGAAGAAGAATTGGAAGAAATGTATGCCTTGTCAAAATCTTATGAAGCACTTTTCAGCAAAAAATCTACTCAAATCAAGGAGCGAAATATAGAGGTGAAATCTTTACAAGAAGAAGATTTTAAAAAATTGATTTTAGAGGATTATCGTTTTCTAAAACGCCCCGTTTTTATTATCAATCAAGAGATTTTTATAGGAAGTGACAAGAAAAATATTGAAGAATTAAATAGTTTTTTAAAATATAAATGA
- a CDS encoding acyl-CoA thioesterase: MSNKTIFQFISEPGDVNYGGNVHGGSVMKWIDQAGYACASSWSSSYCVTVYVGGIRFFSPIKIGHIVKVEAEVIYTGKSSMHIAINVFSRNIKRKEFEKKTHCIIVFVAVDDEGNTIDVPKFIPETEQEKQMEQYAIKLMDLRKQIEDEMKPFL; encoded by the coding sequence ATGAGCAACAAGACTATTTTTCAGTTTATTTCTGAGCCTGGAGATGTAAATTATGGCGGAAATGTACACGGTGGAAGCGTAATGAAATGGATAGACCAAGCTGGCTACGCTTGCGCAAGTTCTTGGAGTTCTAGTTATTGTGTCACGGTTTATGTAGGTGGAATCAGATTTTTTTCACCTATCAAAATTGGTCACATTGTAAAAGTAGAAGCCGAAGTGATTTACACCGGCAAAAGCAGTATGCATATTGCCATCAATGTATTTTCTAGAAATATAAAACGCAAAGAGTTTGAGAAAAAAACGCACTGCATCATCGTTTTTGTGGCAGTAGATGACGAAGGAAACACCATAGACGTTCCAAAATTCATCCCTGAAACTGAACAGGAAAAACAAATGGAACAATACGCCATCAAACTGATGGATCTGAGGAAACAAATCGAAGACGAAATGAAACCGTTCTTGTAA
- the rny gene encoding ribonuclease Y, translating into MYLTTIIIGAICLILGLVAGTLFAKSSLNSKAKFIVKDAKKSAENIIENANVKAEAIKKEKEAQAKVKFLELKSQHDENINSREKKMQEAEKRIRDKEQKLNDELSKTGKLEKDLERQKAEYDKKHEIVQKKQQELDVAIAQKVEMLEKISNYSAEEAKAELVESMKAEAKTKAQAHVQSIMEEAQLNAKNEAKKIVIQTIQRIGTEQAIENSVSVFNIESDEVKGRIIGREGRNIRALEAATGVEIIVDDTPEAILLSCFDPVRREVARLSLHRLVTDGRIHPARIEEVVEKTRKQIEEEIIEVGKRTIIDLGIHGLHPELVKIVGRMKFRSSYGQNLLQHSREVANIAATMAAELGLNVKLAKRAGLLHDIGKVPEQESELPHALLGMQWAEKFGENPEVVNAIGAHHDEVEMTSLLSPIIQVADAISGARPGARRQVLESYIQRLKDLEAAALSFDGVSSAFAIQAGRELRVMVESAKVTDEVAHQLSYDISEKIQNELTYPGQVKVTVIRETRAVNIAR; encoded by the coding sequence ATGTATTTAACCACTATTATTATCGGTGCTATTTGCCTGATTTTAGGTTTGGTTGCAGGAACGTTGTTCGCAAAAAGTTCCCTAAACTCTAAAGCTAAATTCATCGTGAAAGATGCTAAAAAAAGCGCCGAAAACATTATAGAAAACGCGAATGTAAAGGCTGAAGCTATAAAAAAAGAAAAAGAAGCTCAAGCAAAAGTAAAATTCTTAGAACTCAAATCTCAGCATGACGAAAACATTAACAGTCGTGAGAAAAAAATGCAAGAAGCTGAGAAAAGAATTAGAGACAAAGAACAAAAACTAAATGACGAACTTTCTAAAACTGGAAAACTAGAAAAAGATTTAGAAAGACAAAAAGCAGAGTACGATAAAAAACACGAAATCGTACAGAAAAAACAACAAGAATTAGACGTTGCGATTGCTCAAAAAGTAGAAATGTTAGAAAAAATTTCTAACTATTCGGCAGAAGAAGCAAAAGCAGAACTCGTAGAGTCTATGAAAGCCGAAGCGAAAACCAAAGCTCAGGCTCACGTACAATCTATCATGGAAGAAGCGCAATTAAACGCTAAAAATGAAGCGAAAAAAATTGTGATTCAAACCATTCAGAGAATCGGTACGGAACAAGCAATTGAAAACTCAGTTTCTGTATTTAATATAGAATCGGATGAGGTAAAAGGTAGAATCATCGGTAGAGAAGGTAGAAACATCAGAGCTTTAGAAGCTGCAACAGGTGTAGAAATCATTGTAGATGATACTCCAGAAGCAATTTTGCTTTCTTGTTTTGATCCAGTAAGAAGAGAAGTGGCTAGATTATCACTTCACAGATTGGTAACAGACGGTAGAATTCACCCAGCGAGAATAGAAGAAGTAGTAGAAAAAACGCGTAAACAAATTGAAGAAGAAATCATTGAAGTAGGTAAAAGAACCATCATTGATTTAGGAATTCACGGTTTACATCCAGAGTTGGTTAAAATCGTAGGTAGAATGAAATTCCGTTCTTCTTATGGTCAAAACTTACTACAGCACTCTAGAGAAGTGGCAAATATCGCTGCTACTATGGCTGCTGAATTAGGCTTAAACGTAAAACTAGCAAAAAGAGCAGGTTTATTACACGATATTGGTAAAGTTCCAGAGCAAGAATCAGAACTTCCTCACGCACTTTTAGGAATGCAGTGGGCAGAGAAATTTGGAGAAAATCCAGAAGTAGTAAATGCGATTGGAGCGCACCATGACGAAGTTGAAATGACTTCTTTATTATCACCAATTATTCAAGTAGCCGATGCAATTTCTGGAGCAAGACCAGGAGCAAGAAGACAAGTTTTAGAATCTTATATCCAAAGATTAAAAGATTTAGAAGCTGCTGCATTAAGCTTTGATGGAGTGTCTAGTGCATTTGCGATTCAAGCAGGTAGAGAATTGAGAGTGATGGTAGAGTCTGCAAAAGTAACAGACGAAGTGGCTCATCAACTTTCTTATGACATTTCTGAAAAAATTCAGAATGAGTTAACTTACCCTGGTCAAGTAAAAGTGACGGTAATTAGAGAAACAAGAGCTGTAAATATCGCAAGATAA
- a CDS encoding cell division protein ZapA, producing the protein MEVRRITINIAGRNYPLNVPAAEEETLRRVGKQIEGMIREFEANFDVKDKQDALAMCALKLGANAEVHQLNSEKIIKNTNDRLMQINQQLDELEK; encoded by the coding sequence ATGGAAGTAAGAAGAATTACCATAAACATTGCCGGAAGAAATTATCCTCTTAATGTTCCTGCTGCCGAAGAAGAAACGCTTCGTAGAGTAGGGAAACAGATAGAAGGAATGATTAGAGAATTTGAAGCTAATTTTGATGTTAAGGATAAACAAGATGCACTCGCAATGTGCGCCCTAAAATTAGGAGCTAATGCAGAAGTACATCAACTTAACTCAGAAAAAATTATAAAAAATACTAATGATAGATTAATGCAAATTAATCAGCAATTAGACGAACTAGAAAAGTAA
- the porT gene encoding type IX secretion/gliding motility protein PorT/SprT, with protein MKKTLIKTFSLLFLGMFLFTQAQFRNRDRQDRRQEQDSYQYSYGFYLNLNQFDYKLVLDTKYGMEDKVNLVQTKPTYSFGAGLIGRMRLNDNFDLRIEPGLQFVERELTFNTQSNDQYAADASNPFTPKTLTEADMVRRVKSTYVDIPIMLEIHADRWYNSRPYAAAGLNYMVNLQSNSSSTDDNQQGIFRSTTHNFAWSAEAGIQFYFSRFKLTPAFRGTFAFNNEIVADNAGTPPYWTAAISTMQTRAFMFVLKFE; from the coding sequence ATGAAAAAAACGTTAATCAAAACATTCTCGCTCCTTTTTTTAGGAATGTTTTTGTTTACTCAAGCTCAATTTAGAAACCGAGATAGACAAGACAGAAGGCAAGAGCAAGATTCTTATCAATACAGTTATGGTTTTTATTTAAATCTTAACCAATTTGATTATAAACTCGTTCTAGACACGAAATATGGAATGGAAGATAAAGTAAATCTTGTTCAAACCAAACCTACTTACAGTTTTGGAGCTGGTTTAATTGGGAGAATGAGATTGAATGACAACTTTGATTTAAGAATAGAGCCAGGTTTACAATTTGTAGAAAGAGAACTTACTTTTAATACACAATCAAACGACCAATATGCTGCAGATGCTAGTAATCCTTTTACACCAAAAACGCTTACTGAAGCAGATATGGTAAGAAGAGTGAAATCTACGTATGTAGACATCCCGATTATGCTAGAAATTCATGCAGACAGATGGTATAATTCTAGACCTTATGCAGCAGCTGGACTTAATTATATGGTGAACTTACAGTCTAATTCTAGTTCTACAGATGACAATCAACAAGGAATTTTCAGAAGTACTACCCATAATTTTGCATGGAGCGCAGAAGCAGGAATCCAGTTTTATTTCTCTAGATTTAAGTTAACACCAGCTTTTAGAGGAACCTTTGCCTTTAATAACGAAATTGTAGCAGATAACGCTGGAACACCGCCTTATTGGACGGCAGCAATCTCTACGATGCAAACCAGAGCATTCATGTTTGTATTGAAATTTGAATAA
- the ubiE gene encoding bifunctional demethylmenaquinone methyltransferase/2-methoxy-6-polyprenyl-1,4-benzoquinol methylase UbiE, with translation MQVKPYNTDQSKKTEVEDMFDNIAPKYDLLNHVLSMKIDVLWRNTLVKWMNKDAPKLVLDVATGTGDLAIAVQKGTGADVVGLDLSQQMLNVGIDKIKKLNLDQKISMQKGDAENLPFEDNKFDAVSVAFGVRNFENFEKGLAELRRVVKENSSVYILEFSKVEGFLAPFYMFYFKNILPQIGKLVSKDNRAYTYLPDSVNAFPFGEKMKQILLDTGYRKVEYKKLSLGIATIYKATK, from the coding sequence ATGCAAGTAAAACCATACAATACCGATCAAAGTAAAAAAACTGAAGTAGAAGATATGTTTGACAACATCGCTCCAAAATATGATTTATTAAATCATGTTTTATCGATGAAAATAGACGTACTTTGGAGAAATACTTTAGTAAAATGGATGAATAAAGATGCTCCTAAACTCGTACTAGATGTAGCGACAGGAACAGGTGATCTTGCCATAGCTGTACAAAAAGGAACAGGAGCGGATGTTGTAGGTTTAGACCTTTCTCAGCAAATGCTGAACGTAGGAATTGATAAAATTAAAAAACTTAATCTAGACCAAAAAATATCAATGCAAAAAGGAGATGCAGAAAATCTTCCTTTTGAGGATAATAAATTCGATGCAGTTTCCGTTGCATTTGGAGTAAGAAATTTCGAAAATTTTGAAAAAGGTTTAGCTGAACTAAGAAGAGTAGTGAAAGAAAATTCAAGTGTTTACATTTTAGAATTTTCAAAAGTAGAAGGGTTTTTAGCACCATTTTATATGTTTTATTTCAAAAATATTTTACCTCAAATCGGTAAATTAGTTTCTAAAGATAATAGAGCATATACGTATTTACCAGATTCTGTAAATGCTTTTCCTTTTGGTGAAAAAATGAAACAAATTTTACTAGACACAGGATACAGGAAAGTAGAATATAAAAAACTAAGTTTAGGGATAGCTACCATTTATAAAGCGACCAAATAA
- a CDS encoding 3-oxoacyl-ACP synthase III family protein codes for MPSSVIVGSGSCIPERVIDGSHFINSKFYTDAGDFIDKPNEEIIKKFVDITEIEERRYLRNDQFNSDLGVQAAKEAIYDAKIEKEDLDYIIFASNFGEVSANGMANFMPNMAARVKHKLGIKNRKCITYDMIFGCPGWVEAMILADDLIKLGKAKTILVIGGETLSRVTDPFDRNKMIFADGAGAVVLQKSEQENVGIIATNTVCDNAEELLYLENSHSLNPEADQEKMYIRMHGRKIYEYALKNVPAAVKETIDNAEIGIEDIDKILMHQANAKMDHAMVSRLYKLYGKSEYDENVSPMTIQYLGNSSVATIPTMFDLIAKGEMKGHSFKKGGYVVMGSVGAGMNINCIVYKMP; via the coding sequence ATGCCAAGTTCAGTAATTGTAGGTTCAGGTAGTTGCATTCCAGAAAGAGTAATTGATGGCTCTCATTTTATCAATTCTAAGTTTTATACAGACGCAGGAGATTTTATTGATAAACCCAATGAAGAAATTATTAAAAAATTTGTAGACATCACAGAAATTGAAGAAAGAAGATATCTGAGAAATGACCAATTTAACTCTGACTTAGGTGTACAAGCTGCTAAAGAAGCCATTTATGATGCTAAAATAGAAAAAGAAGACCTAGATTATATCATTTTCGCGAGTAATTTTGGAGAAGTTTCTGCTAACGGAATGGCGAATTTCATGCCGAATATGGCGGCAAGAGTAAAACACAAATTGGGCATTAAAAACAGAAAATGCATCACTTATGATATGATTTTCGGTTGTCCAGGTTGGGTAGAAGCGATGATTTTAGCAGACGATTTAATTAAACTAGGAAAAGCAAAAACCATTTTAGTTATCGGTGGGGAAACATTAAGTCGTGTTACTGACCCATTTGACAGAAATAAAATGATTTTCGCAGATGGAGCTGGAGCCGTAGTTTTACAAAAATCTGAACAAGAAAACGTGGGAATTATTGCTACCAATACCGTTTGTGATAATGCAGAAGAACTTTTGTATTTAGAAAATTCTCATTCTCTTAATCCAGAAGCAGATCAAGAAAAAATGTACATCAGAATGCATGGTCGTAAAATTTACGAATATGCCCTTAAAAACGTTCCTGCTGCGGTAAAAGAAACAATTGATAACGCAGAAATTGGCATAGAAGACATTGATAAAATCTTAATGCACCAAGCCAATGCAAAAATGGATCACGCTATGGTTTCTAGATTGTATAAATTATACGGAAAATCAGAATATGACGAAAATGTGTCACCTATGACCATTCAATATTTAGGAAATTCTTCAGTAGCCACTATTCCTACCATGTTTGATTTAATTGCAAAAGGAGAAATGAAAGGTCATTCTTTCAAAAAGGGAGGTTACGTAGTAATGGGTTCTGTAGGTGCAGGAATGAACATCAACTGTATTGTTTACAAGATGCCTTAA